The Limosilactobacillus panis DNA segment ACGATTCATCTTCCCGAGAAGAAGAAATTTGATAAATTGGTTCAGTTATCAGTTGCAGACCTATTGAAGGAAGCAGTTGTGCGGATTCATAACCACCAATCAATTGATACGCTGTTTAACCGGTAAACTAAAAAGGACGCGGAATTCATTTCCGCGTCTTTTTTAGTTTCTTTGACTCAAATTAAACTTTGGCAGGCAATTAATGAACTGCTCATAAGCACCTTGCTCGCCGGTTGCTGTAATCGTACAGTTTTCCGCGTTTACACTTGCCTGGTGGAGGTCTGTTTCTTTAACCTCGATATGGTGGGTGAAAGTGGCGTTACCGACCAGTTCGACCCAGTAACGACGCTCCTGGTAGTGGACAACCGTCTTGACCATTCCGCCCGGATTATAAACAGTAATTGGTTCATCAAAGGCTCCTTGATCACCGTGCAAAAGAACAAAGGCTAAGCTAGTGGCAGACATCCCAGTCCCGCAAGCATTGGTGAACCCGACACCTCGTTCATAGGTCCGAACAAAGAGGCGGTTTGGACCTAGAATATGGGCAAAATTGACGTTCACACCATCGCTGAAGTAGGGGTTATCACCGTTTAAGTAGGGCCCCAATTCACCGAGAAGCGGGCCCTCAATTACTTTCTGACTCACGAACGAGATTAGGTGAGGGTTAGGAATCGCAATTGCGGAGAAAGTCAGCTGCGGAGCAAGCTCCGGTACTGGGGTTCCCAAAAGGCGATCGTGACCAAGATTGTCAAAAGGGAGGGCTTCCTTGTTAAAACGAACGGGTGATATTTCCACGGCGAAGGCCGGAACATTTGGAGCGAAGTCTTTTTCACGGCGCACCTGGAGACTTGCGTTCATGGTGTCCACCTTAAAGGACTTCTTTTGGTCTCGTTCTGCAAGGTAACGGGCAACGGTCCGGAGGCCATTACCGCACATTGAGGCTTCACTACCGTCTGCGTTGATTACCCGCATTTGGGCAAGGGCACCAGACCGGGTCGGTTTATTAACGACCAAGAGGCCATCAGCCCCACCAAGGAGTCCCGTTTGGTGGTCGGTAAGGTGCTGAGCAAGCTTACGCAGTTGATCATCAGTTAATACCGTCTTTAATTTGGTTTGGTCCAAGATGAAGAAACTATTTTGTGATCCGTGGACTTTTATTAAGTTTGCCATTTGTTAATCTCCTCCTAGTTTGCAAAGAAGCGGTGGTATATTGCCCGGACTGCCTTATCAGCGTCGCGGTCATAGGTACCAATCATAATTGAAATGCGGGATGCCCCCTGATTGATCATTGGGACGGGGATGTTTTCCTTCGTTAGGGGCGTTAGGATGTCGTTGATAACGCCAGTTCGGTTGCGCATCCCCTCACCGACCACCATCGTAATGGCGTAGTTATCAATCCACTCCAGCTGGTCGGGGTTAATCTCTTCTTGAATTTCGTTACAAATAACGTCGACCAATTCGTCATCTAGCTGGTTTCGGTCTAGGATCAGGGTGATGTCATCAATCCCGGATGGCATATGCTCGTACGAAATACCATGCCGGGCGAGAATGTTCAGAATCCGGAGAGTAAATCCGGCTTCCTTATTCAGGAGGTACTTATGCAGGTAGAGTGCAGCAAAGTGCTTACCACTAACGACCCCGGTAACGATGTCAGCCGGTTGGAAGCCTTTGTCGGGAACAATTAAAGTTCCCGGTTTTTCCGGGTGCTGGGTATTCTTGACGTTAATCGGAATATTACCCTGGATAGCAGGGATCAGAGCCTCATCGTGAAAGACGGAGAAGCCCGCGTAAGACAATTCTCGCATTTCCCGGTAAGTCATCTTAGCAATTGCCTGTGGGTGGTCAACGACGGCGGGATTAGCCGCATAAATAGCATCAACATCGGTGAAGTTCTCGTACATTGTTGCGTGCAAGCCCCGGGCAAGGATGGCTCCCGTGATATCTGAACCCCCCCGGGAGAAGGTCGCAATGTGACCAGCCAGGGTGATGCC contains these protein-coding regions:
- the dapF gene encoding diaminopimelate epimerase; the encoded protein is MANLIKVHGSQNSFFILDQTKLKTVLTDDQLRKLAQHLTDHQTGLLGGADGLLVVNKPTRSGALAQMRVINADGSEASMCGNGLRTVARYLAERDQKKSFKVDTMNASLQVRREKDFAPNVPAFAVEISPVRFNKEALPFDNLGHDRLLGTPVPELAPQLTFSAIAIPNPHLISFVSQKVIEGPLLGELGPYLNGDNPYFSDGVNVNFAHILGPNRLFVRTYERGVGFTNACGTGMSATSLAFVLLHGDQGAFDEPITVYNPGGMVKTVVHYQERRYWVELVGNATFTHHIEVKETDLHQASVNAENCTITATGEQGAYEQFINCLPKFNLSQRN
- a CDS encoding aspartate kinase, which codes for MKVVKFGGSSLADGEHFTQAINIITADPQRRVIVTSAPGKRNSKDTKVTDLLIQYANQVLNNKPYQQTVGQIINRYVEIANYFNVPKEKLTSIIDRLKELPSWHFPNHNYLMATFKAHGERSNAELMALILQQQGYEARFVTPTEAGIRVTGTPNNASVMPETYSLLDHFSFNDSELLVFPGFYGITLAGHIATFSRGGSDITGAILARGLHATMYENFTDVDAIYAANPAVVDHPQAIAKMTYREMRELSYAGFSVFHDEALIPAIQGNIPINVKNTQHPEKPGTLIVPDKGFQPADIVTGVVSGKHFAALYLHKYLLNKEAGFTLRILNILARHGISYEHMPSGIDDITLILDRNQLDDELVDVICNEIQEEINPDQLEWIDNYAITMVVGEGMRNRTGVINDILTPLTKENIPVPMINQGASRISIMIGTYDRDADKAVRAIYHRFFAN